GACGTCGACCCGGGCGGCGATGAGCCGGGCGGCCGCCGCGGCGAGCTGGGCGTCCCAGACCTCCAGGGTGGAGAGCATGGAGGAGGTCGAGGAGCGGGCCGCGCGCGCAGACTTCAGGAGGCTGGCGCGCTGGGCGAGGATCTTGTCGTGCTCGGCGCGCACCCCGGCCAGGCCCGGGCGCAGCGTGACCGCCAGGTCGTCGAGGAAGCCCCGGCGGACCCCGGGCTCGGCGCGCACCAGGGAGAGATCCTCGGGGGCGAAGACGACCGCGCGCAGCACCCCGAGCAGGTCGCGGGGCCGGCAGCCGCCCCGGTTGAGGCGGGCCCGGTTCGCCTTGCCGGCAATGATCTCGATCTCCAGGACGCTGGGCCTTTCCCCGTGGACGGCCCGGGCACGCACGACGGCGCCGGCCGGCTGGGTCTGTCCCGGTGCCGCCCGTCGGACGAGGGCGGTGTCCGCGCCGATCCGGTGGGAGGAGAGGGTCGCCAGGTAGACGATGGCCTCGACCAGGTTGGTCTTGCCCTGCCCGTTGGAGCCGACGAAGGCGCTGGGGCCCGGCTCCAGGGACAGCACCAGGCTGCGGTAGGAGCGGAAGTCGTCCAGGGAGAGGTCAGAGACGTACATGCACCGTCGGGTCTCAGGCCCCGAAGCGGATCGGCATGAGCAGGTAGCGGAAGGAGGAGTCCTCGGTGCCCCCGATGGAGTCCATGCCGGTGAGCACCGCGGGCTTCGAGGCGTGGGTGAAGTCGAGGCGGACGTAGGGCTGGTTGAGGGCGCCCAGGCCGTCGAGGAGGTAGCCGGGGTTGAAGGCGGTGGAGATGTCGTCGCCCTCGAGGTGGGCGACGAGTTGCTCGGTGGCCTGGGCGTCGTCGCCCTGTCCGGCGTCGAGCTCCAGGTTGCCCTGGGTGAAGGACATGTGGATGGGGGTGGAGCGGTCCGCGACGAGGCTGACGCGGCGCACGGCGGCCATGAGCTCGTCGGTGCCCACGGTGGCGTGGATCGAGGTGGACTCCGGGAAGAGCCGGCGCACCGGCGGGTAGTCGCCGTCGGTGAGCAGGGAGGTGGTGCGCCGCCCGCCGGCCTCGAAGCCGATGAGGCTGGAGGCGGCCGACTCGCTGCTGAGGGCCACGGTCACGTCTCCGGAAGAGGTCAGGGACTTGGCGACGTCGGAGAGGGTGCGGGCCTTGAGCAGGGCCGTGGTGGACAGCTCGGTGTTGGACGGCGACCAGGTCAGCTCCCGCATGGCCAGGCGGTAGCGGTCAGTGGCCATGAGGACCAACGAGCTGCCCTCGACCTCGATCTGGACGCTGGTGAGCAGCGGCAGGGTGTCGTCGCGGGAGGCGGCGATGGAGACCTGGCCGACGGCGCGGGCCAGGTCGTGGGCGTCGATCGTGCCGGCGACGGCGGGCATGACCGGCAGTGCCGGGTAGTCGTCAGCGGCCATGGCCGCCAGGGAGAAGCGGGCCGACCCGCAGGAGACGGCGACCTTGTTGCCCTCGACCTCCAGGTCGACGGGCTTGTTCGGGAGTGCCTTGGCGATATCGGCCAGGAGGCGTCCGGAGACGAGGACGACGCCGTCCTCCTCGACGTCGGCGGCCACCTCACAGTGGGCGGAGACCTCGTAGTCGAAGGAGGCCAGGACGAGGCTGGAGCCCTTGGCCTCCAGCCTGACGCCGGCGAGCACGGGTACCGGCGGGCGGGCGGGCACGGATCGTGCAGTCCAGGTGACGGCTTCAGCGAGGATGTCTCGGTCAACCCTGAGCTTCACGGTAGGTGCCTCCGTCAATCGTGGTCGGTCGGCCGGTAGGCGTCGTGGCACTACTGAGCCGAGAAAAATACGTGGTGCCGGCAGGTCGCCGGCGGACAGTCGTCATGGGAACGGCGTCGCTGGGTACGCAGTCCTGGGTCGAGAGTGTAGACGGTAGTCCGTGGGAGTCACCCTGTCACCAGCGATCACCCATGCTCATCCCATGAGCCTTTCCGAATGACAAGCGCCCGGGGCCTGGTCCGGTCTCGTTGGCCGATCGTGCTTCGCGATTTCTTGTCATCTAGATCTGTAGGGGTAGTAGCACGTGTGGATGCTGGGGATAACAGGATTTTTCGCCGTCATGACGCCAGTGGCGCTGGGGAATGACACGTGGGTGGTTTTGGTGAGTCAGGCACCGTCCCGGTGGAGAGAGCGAATGACATCCCTGTCATTCCACAGTGGGGGTGCGCTACCTCCACAGCGACACGCTCGCTCCTCCACGTCCCCTCCTCAGCACCGTCCACAGCTGCGGTTGACGTGGTCCGGTGAAGGCACTCTTGGCAACCATCCGCGCCGCTCGTTCCTCGCGGCGCTCCCGCCAGTCCCGTCCACGCCTTCGAGCACCTTCACCGGACCACATCTGTCAATCGCGTGAATGATGCGTCCCGTCGTCGGCTCAGGAGGGTGACTGGGCGGCCTGCTTGATGCGGCTGGTCAGCTCGGTGACCTGGTTGAAGGTGGAGCGCCGCTCGGCCATGAGGGTGCGGATCTTCTTGTCGGCGCTCATGACGGTGGTGTGGTCGCGCCCGCCGAACTCCCGCCCGATCTTGGGCAGGGAGAGGTCGGTGAGCTCACGGCACAGGTACATGGCGATGTGGCGGGCCGAGACCATGGTGCGGGAGCGGTTGGCCGAGCACAGGTCATCGATGGTGATGCCGAAGTAGTCGGCGGTCTGGGCCATGATGAGGGAGGTCGTGATCTCCTGGCCCTCGGGGTCGGAGATGATGTCCTTGAGGACCATCTCGGCCAGGGTCTGGTCGACGGGTTGCTTGTTGAGGGAGGCGAAGGCCGTCACCCGGATGAGGGCGCCCTCGAGCTCGCGGATGTTGGTGGTGATGCGCGAGGCGATGTACTCCAGGACGTCGAAGGGCAGGTCGAGGCCCTCGGCGGTGCCCTTGCGGGAGAGGATCGCGATGCGGGTCTCCAGGTCCGGGGGCTGGACGTCAGCCAGCAGGCCCCACTCGAAGCGGGAGCGCAGGCGCTCGTCGAGCCCACCGAGGGCCTTGGGGGGCTGGTCGGAGGTGAGGACCACCTGCTTGCCCGAGGAGTGCAGGGAGTTGAAGGTGTGGAAGAACTCCTCGAGGGTCGACTCCTTGCCCTGGAGGAACTGGATGTCATCGACCAGGAGGATGTCGACCTCGCGGTAGCGGCGCTTGAAGCCCTCCATGCGGCCGTCGTCCTGGTTGCCGTCGCGCACGCAGGCGATGAAGTCGGAGACGAAGACCTCGGAGTTGACGTACTTGACGCGGATCCCCGGGTTGAGGGTCTGGGCGTAGTGGCCGATGGCGTGCAGGAGGTGCGTCTTGCCCAGGCCGGAGCCACCGTAGATGAACAGGGGGTTGTAGGCGCGGGCCGGGGCCTCGGCCACGGCCAGCGCGGTGGCGTGGGCGAAGCGGTTGGAGGAGCCGGTGACGTAGGTGTCGAAGGTGTATCTCGGATTGAGCTGGGAGACGTCGTGGGCCGCTGTGGGGGTCAGCAGCCCGGTGGGGTTCTGGGGGCCGGTGCCCCCGGGGCTGTAGGTGCCGGCAAGTCCCGACCTGCCGGGAAGGGACCCCGACATCGTCGACGGTGCTGAGGACGCGGAGGCCTGGGGTTGAGGCATCGGTGAGGGTGCGCTCGCCGAGTAGGGCGAGGGCTCGGCGAGCTGCTCACCGTAGGTGGGCACCATTGGTGCGGCGGGCGCGGCGGACACAGCCGATGCGGTGGAGGGCCCCGACGGCTGGGGTGGGACGGAGGGGGACGGGGAGGATGCCGGTGCGGGGGCGACGGTCGTCAGGTTGACCGGTTCGGGGGCCACCGGGTGCATGGGTGCCCGCGAGGCCTCCGAGGAGGTGTCGACCGTGACCTCCATGGGCATGGGGCGGCCCCAGACCTGGGTGATGGCGGCGCTGATGGGAGCACGTGCCTGCTCGACGATGTCCTTGGCGAAGGCCGATCCGACGACGAGGACGAGCGTGCCGTCGACGTCGATGAGATGGGTCATGCGGATCATGGACATCTTGCCCTGCCCCAGCTCTCCGGAGCTGGAGAGCACCTCGAGGGCTGAGAGCCATTTGGTATTGGCGGCGTCGGGCACGACGGACTCCTGATCAGCATGGTTGGTGAACCCGGTGACTGCAGCCCGACCGACGCCGGTCGGGACCCTGCGTCGATGATGACAGGGTTGTGTGGAACTGGCGAACCGGAAGGTCTTGACCGGGCGTCCCATCATGCTGGTTCTCCACAGCCTTGTCCACACCTGGGGACACACCGAGCGATGACTCACAGATAACGTTCAGAATAAACTCCGAAAACAGTAGGCATGGCCGGTTCCGATCATGTGCTGTCAGCCCGCGGAATGACACATGTGTCGTCATTGATGGGACTTTCGAGTCGGTACGCGCAGGTCCAGGAGTTATCCACATATCCGCAAGGGTGTGGACGCAGGACTTCCCACAGTCGTGGACACGAACGACCCCGCTTGTGGACGGAGTGTGGAGAGGGTGTGGATGACGCCACCGGTCACAGTGGTCACAGTCGGCCACATTCGTTTGACCGGCAAGAGGGCCAAACGTAGGCTGTTGCAGACGTTCGCGCGGAGTCAGGTCCCGAACCATGGGGCAGCCGCACGAGCGACAGTGCCGCGAACCTCGCGATGCACTGTTCCGATCACCTCAAGCAGGAGTTAAGCCCGTGAGCAAGCGGACCTACCAGCCGAACAACCGTCGTCGTGCCAAGGTGCACGGCTTCCGTAAGCGCATGTCCACCCGCGCAGGCCGCGCCGTCCTCGCTTCGCGGCGCCGCAAGGGCCGCGTTCGCCTCGCCGCCTGAGGTGCTCGGCGCGGCGCACCGATTAGCGCGGGGTGAGGACTTCACTACCGCGATTCGTCGGGGTACGCGCTGCGGGAACCGCAGGCTGGTCGTGCACTACCACGCCGGCGGGAGAGGGGATGACTCCCCGGCTCTCGTCGGCGTCGTCGTGCCCAAGAAGCAGGTCCCGTTGGCGACTCGCCGCAACCGCGTCAAGCGCCGGGTGCGAGCCCTCATGGCGCAGCGGGTCGGTTCCCTCGAACCGGGCGCCCGCGTCGTCGTACGCGGACTGGCAGGTGCCGACGGCGCCGACAGCAACACCCTGGGACGGGACCTGGACCGGCTGCTGAGCCGGTGCCGGGAGCGTCAGGACGAAGGGCGTCGGCGGTGAGCCGGCCGGTTGCGGGCGCAGCGATGGGCAGATGGTTGACACGAGTCCTTGTGGCTCCGGTGCGTTTCTATCAGCGCTTCATCTCGCCCGCCCTGCCGGCCTCCTGTCGCTACTACCCCACATGCTCGGCTTACGCCGTCACGGCGCTGGAGGTGCACGGTCCGATCAAGGGCCTGCTGCTGGCCCTGTGGCGTCTGCTGCGATGCAACCCATTGACCCGCGGTGGAGTCGATCATGTCCCGGACAGGGGGCAGTGGCGATACCACCATCCCCGTGACGTTCCGAGGTTCACGGTCGAGGACCCCTGACCGAACCCGCTGAACCGGCGGACACGACGCCGGCTCGAGCCCTGAGCCCACACTGATACCTCTCGCACGAGAACCCTCATACAAGGAGTACGGATGGACACGTTGCTGTGGCCCCTCAAGGTGGCCGTGGCCTGGGTCATGGTCACGATCCACAAGGCCCTGGTCCTCATCGGGTTCCCCGACGGACCGGGTATTGCCTGGGTGCTGTCCATCATCGGTCTGACGATCGTGGTGCGGCTACTCATCATGCCGCTGTTCGTCAAGCAGATACGAGCCTCCCGCGGGATGCAGCTCCTCCAGCCCGAGCTGCAGGCCCTTCAGGCCAAGTACAAGGGCAAGAAGGATCCCGAGTCGCGCCAGCGCATGAACGAAGAGATGATGGCGCTGTACCGCAAGCACGGGACCAACCCCATGGCCTCCTGCCTGCCGATTCTGGTGCAGATGCCCATCTTCTTCGCCCTGTTCCGGGTTCTGGCCTCCCTGGGCGCCGTCGCCGGTGGCACCTACGGACGTCCCTCGATCGGTCCGCTCACGCAGCAGCTGGCCGAACAGGTCCAGGCCTCCAGCGTCTTCGGCGCCAGTCTGTCCTCCTCCTTCCTGGGCAGCTCCGACACGCAGGTCAAGATCGTCACGGTCGCCATGATCATCATCATGTCGGTGACGCAGTGGTACACCATGGCGCAGCTGTCGATGAAGAACATGTCGACGGACTCCCTCAACTCCGACAACCCCATGATCCGTTCCCAGCGGATGATGCTGTACGTGATGCCGGTGATCTTCGCAGTCTCCGGCGTCAACTTCCAGATCGGTGTGCTCGTCTACTGGGTCGTCTCCAACCTGTGGACCATGGGCCAGCAGTTCTTCACCATCCGCAACATGCCCGCACCCGGCAGCGAGGCGGAGAAGAAGTACCGCGCCCGGATCAACGCCAAGCGGGCGCGCAAGGGCCTGCCCTCCCTGGAGGAGGAGGAACGGGCCGAGGCGATCGCCAAGGCCGAGGCCGAGGGACGTACCGGCGGCCAGCGGGTGCAGCCGGTGCGCAAGAACCGGCAGAAGAAGTCAGGCGGTCAGGGCGAGTCCCGCAGTGAGGCCTTCACTGACGACTTCGATGTCGAGCAGCTCGAGGACGCCGATGAGGACAAGGACTCGACGTCGGCCAAGAACGGTGGCCTCAGCGATGAGGAGATCGCTCGACGTCGTTATGAGCGCCGAGCTCGCCAGCGTCGAGAGGCGGCGGCTCGACGCAAGGCCCAGGCCAAGAAGAAGCACAACCGCTGAGACGTGCTCAGCGGCCAGATAACCCGGTTCCCAGCACAGATACGGATGACATGATGAGTGAGCAGCACAGTAACGACTCCTCCCAGCAGACAGCGGAGGAGGCCTCGAGCAGCCCCGTGAGCAACACCGTCTCGCGCCTCGAGGAGGAGGGCGAGATCGGTGCCGACTACCTCGAGGAGCTTCTCGACATCGCCGACCTGGGCGGTGACATCGACATCGACATCGATCACGGGCGCGCCTCGATCGCCGTGGTCGCCTCCGAGGAGGGTGACGAGCGCGAGCTCGCCGACCTCGTTGGACGCGACGGTGAGGTTCTCGAGGCCGTTCAGGAGCTGACCCGTCTCGCCGTCCAGGCGCGCACCGGTAACCGCTCCCGGCTCATGCTCGACATCAACGGCTACCGCGCGGACCGACGCACCGAGCTGACCAAGGTGGCCCAGGAGGCGGTCACCAAGGTCCTCACCTCGGGAGAGGCCGTCAGTCTCGAGCCGATGAACCCCTTCGAGCGCAAGGTGTGCCACGACGTCGTCGCCGCCGCCGGACTGGTCTCCGAGTCTGAGGGCGCCGAGCCGCACCGCTACGTCGTGGTCCTGCCTGCCGACGAGGAGGGCGTGGACGACGCTGCCGAGGACGCGGCCGACGACTCCGCTTCGGAGCAGGCCTGACCATGAGTGAGGAGCAGCGGGCCCAGGTGGAGGAGCCGACGGCGGAGATGCGGGAGATCTTCGGGGTCTCCTTCTCCGCGGCGGAGCACTTCGCGCAGATGCTCGCTGAGGAGGGTGAGCTGCGCGGTCTTGTGGGACCGCGTGAGCTTCCCCGCCTGTGGACCCGGCACATCGTCAACTCGGCGGCCGTGGTCCCCTTCCTGCCGGCCCGGGGAAGC
This region of Actinomyces oris genomic DNA includes:
- the recF gene encoding DNA replication/repair protein RecF (All proteins in this family for which functions are known are DNA-binding proteins that assist the filamentation of RecA onto DNA for the initiation of recombination or recombinational repair.), with the protein product MYVSDLSLDDFRSYRSLVLSLEPGPSAFVGSNGQGKTNLVEAIVYLATLSSHRIGADTALVRRAAPGQTQPAGAVVRARAVHGERPSVLEIEIIAGKANRARLNRGGCRPRDLLGVLRAVVFAPEDLSLVRAEPGVRRGFLDDLAVTLRPGLAGVRAEHDKILAQRASLLKSARAARSSTSSMLSTLEVWDAQLAAAAARLIAARVDVVRRLRPWVASAYETVSGTCGQRSRAQIAYRSSLLTHEGHPEPDPHDETAWLAGEETLLDETALATRLESAMGELHAREIDRGANLVGAHRDDLSLFLTGLPARGFASHGEQWSLALALRLASYDMLRTDVDAYGGDGEPVLILDDVFASLDEQRRRALAQMVAGAQQVLLTAAVDDDVPAELAGARYRVADGEVTRG
- a CDS encoding protein jag, which gives rise to MMSEQHSNDSSQQTAEEASSSPVSNTVSRLEEEGEIGADYLEELLDIADLGGDIDIDIDHGRASIAVVASEEGDERELADLVGRDGEVLEAVQELTRLAVQARTGNRSRLMLDINGYRADRRTELTKVAQEAVTKVLTSGEAVSLEPMNPFERKVCHDVVAAAGLVSESEGAEPHRYVVVLPADEEGVDDAAEDAADDSASEQA
- the dnaN gene encoding DNA polymerase III subunit beta, whose amino-acid sequence is MKLRVDRDILAEAVTWTARSVPARPPVPVLAGVRLEAKGSSLVLASFDYEVSAHCEVAADVEEDGVVLVSGRLLADIAKALPNKPVDLEVEGNKVAVSCGSARFSLAAMAADDYPALPVMPAVAGTIDAHDLARAVGQVSIAASRDDTLPLLTSVQIEVEGSSLVLMATDRYRLAMRELTWSPSNTELSTTALLKARTLSDVAKSLTSSGDVTVALSSESAASSLIGFEAGGRRTTSLLTDGDYPPVRRLFPESTSIHATVGTDELMAAVRRVSLVADRSTPIHMSFTQGNLELDAGQGDDAQATEQLVAHLEGDDISTAFNPGYLLDGLGALNQPYVRLDFTHASKPAVLTGMDSIGGTEDSSFRYLLMPIRFGA
- the rnpA gene encoding ribonuclease P protein component, translated to MRRGTRCGNRRLVVHYHAGGRGDDSPALVGVVVPKKQVPLATRRNRVKRRVRALMAQRVGSLEPGARVVVRGLAGADGADSNTLGRDLDRLLSRCRERQDEGRRR
- the dnaA gene encoding chromosomal replication initiator protein DnaA yields the protein MPDAANTKWLSALEVLSSSGELGQGKMSMIRMTHLIDVDGTLVLVVGSAFAKDIVEQARAPISAAITQVWGRPMPMEVTVDTSSEASRAPMHPVAPEPVNLTTVAPAPASSPSPSVPPQPSGPSTASAVSAAPAAPMVPTYGEQLAEPSPYSASAPSPMPQPQASASSAPSTMSGSLPGRSGLAGTYSPGGTGPQNPTGLLTPTAAHDVSQLNPRYTFDTYVTGSSNRFAHATALAVAEAPARAYNPLFIYGGSGLGKTHLLHAIGHYAQTLNPGIRVKYVNSEVFVSDFIACVRDGNQDDGRMEGFKRRYREVDILLVDDIQFLQGKESTLEEFFHTFNSLHSSGKQVVLTSDQPPKALGGLDERLRSRFEWGLLADVQPPDLETRIAILSRKGTAEGLDLPFDVLEYIASRITTNIRELEGALIRVTAFASLNKQPVDQTLAEMVLKDIISDPEGQEITTSLIMAQTADYFGITIDDLCSANRSRTMVSARHIAMYLCRELTDLSLPKIGREFGGRDHTTVMSADKKIRTLMAERRSTFNQVTELTSRIKQAAQSPS
- the yidC gene encoding membrane protein insertase YidC, with protein sequence MDTLLWPLKVAVAWVMVTIHKALVLIGFPDGPGIAWVLSIIGLTIVVRLLIMPLFVKQIRASRGMQLLQPELQALQAKYKGKKDPESRQRMNEEMMALYRKHGTNPMASCLPILVQMPIFFALFRVLASLGAVAGGTYGRPSIGPLTQQLAEQVQASSVFGASLSSSFLGSSDTQVKIVTVAMIIIMSVTQWYTMAQLSMKNMSTDSLNSDNPMIRSQRMMLYVMPVIFAVSGVNFQIGVLVYWVVSNLWTMGQQFFTIRNMPAPGSEAEKKYRARINAKRARKGLPSLEEEERAEAIAKAEAEGRTGGQRVQPVRKNRQKKSGGQGESRSEAFTDDFDVEQLEDADEDKDSTSAKNGGLSDEEIARRRYERRARQRREAAARRKAQAKKKHNR
- the rpmH gene encoding 50S ribosomal protein L34 translates to MSKRTYQPNNRRRAKVHGFRKRMSTRAGRAVLASRRRKGRVRLAA
- the yidD gene encoding membrane protein insertion efficiency factor YidD; the encoded protein is MGRWLTRVLVAPVRFYQRFISPALPASCRYYPTCSAYAVTALEVHGPIKGLLLALWRLLRCNPLTRGGVDHVPDRGQWRYHHPRDVPRFTVEDP